One genomic window of Conger conger chromosome 7, fConCon1.1, whole genome shotgun sequence includes the following:
- the LOC133134135 gene encoding neuferricin isoform X2 has translation MLVEGGSTMDQVVVTIYLQIVSLFDWLAFYQKEYEPVGRLIGRYYNENGEPTAALQQVEEILAEGLKLKAETLAQSKLFPSCNSAWSDASGGRVWCTTMSGGVQRSWAGVPRKLFSPGSSGYRCVCVQSEDPTALNSPLLKQFEDCPSLAESCRVKTL, from the exons ATGTTAGTCGAGGGCGGGAGCACTATGGACCAGGTGGTGGTTACCATTTATTTGCAG ATAGTATCTCTGTTCGACTGGCTGGCCTTTTATCAGAAGGAATATGAACCAGTAG GCAGGCTGATTGGACGATACTACAACGAGAACGGTGAGCCCACAGCAGCCTTGCAGCAGGTTGAAGAGATTCTGGCGGAAGGACTAAAACTCAAGGCTGAGACCCTGGCTCAGAGCAAACTCTTCCCTTCCTGTAACTCTGCTTGGAGTGATGCCAGCGGTGGAAGAGTGTGGTGCACCACAATGAG CGGTGGGGTGCAGAGGAGTTGGGCAGGTGTCCCCAGAAAACTGTTCTCCCCCGGAAGCAGTGGCTACcgctgtgtatgtgtacagagCGAAGACCCTACAGCACTGAACAGCCCCCTACTAAAGCAATTTGAGGACTGCCCCTCTCTTGCAGAGTCCTGCCGTGTTAAAACCTTGTGA
- the LOC133134135 gene encoding neuferricin isoform X3 — MLKYLILTIVSLFDWLAFYQKEYEPVGRLIGRYYNENGEPTAALQQVEEILAEGLKLKAETLAQSKLFPSCNSAWSDASGGRVWCTTMSGGVQRSWAGVPRKLFSPGSSGYRCVCVQSEDPTALNSPLLKQFEDCPSLAESCRVKTL; from the exons atgttaaaatatttaattctgACG ATAGTATCTCTGTTCGACTGGCTGGCCTTTTATCAGAAGGAATATGAACCAGTAG GCAGGCTGATTGGACGATACTACAACGAGAACGGTGAGCCCACAGCAGCCTTGCAGCAGGTTGAAGAGATTCTGGCGGAAGGACTAAAACTCAAGGCTGAGACCCTGGCTCAGAGCAAACTCTTCCCTTCCTGTAACTCTGCTTGGAGTGATGCCAGCGGTGGAAGAGTGTGGTGCACCACAATGAG CGGTGGGGTGCAGAGGAGTTGGGCAGGTGTCCCCAGAAAACTGTTCTCCCCCGGAAGCAGTGGCTACcgctgtgtatgtgtacagagCGAAGACCCTACAGCACTGAACAGCCCCCTACTAAAGCAATTTGAGGACTGCCCCTCTCTTGCAGAGTCCTGCCGTGTTAAAACCTTGTGA
- the LOC133134135 gene encoding neuferricin isoform X1 — MLKYLILTVISAYIAFHSVQYYDLLSIYENTVSLLFSVGTSKEVRLLRENELSFHNRESDSSKLYLSVLGQVFDVSRGREHYGPGGGYHLFAGKDASRAFVTGDFSETGQTDDLSGLSPQQIVSLFDWLAFYQKEYEPVGRLIGRYYNENGEPTAALQQVEEILAEGLKLKAETLAQSKLFPSCNSAWSDASGGRVWCTTMSGGVQRSWAGVPRKLFSPGSSGYRCVCVQSEDPTALNSPLLKQFEDCPSLAESCRVKTL, encoded by the exons atgttaaaatatttaattctgACGGTAATTtctgcatatattgcatttcaCAGTGTACAATACTATGATTTACTGAGTATTTATGAAAATACAGTGTCTCTGCTATTTTCGGTGGGAACAAGCAAAGAAGTCCGACTTTTACGAGAAAACGAGCTTTCATTTCATAACCGTGAATCGGACAGCAGCAAACTTTACCTTTCAGTACTGGGACAGGTTTTTGATGTTAGTCGAGGGCGGGAGCACTATGGACCAGGTGGTGGTTACCATTTATTTGCAG GTAAAGATGCATCTCGTGCCTTTGTGACGGGCGATTTCTCAGAGACTGGACAAACAGATGATCTATCTGGTCTTTCCCCTCAACAGATAGTATCTCTGTTCGACTGGCTGGCCTTTTATCAGAAGGAATATGAACCAGTAG GCAGGCTGATTGGACGATACTACAACGAGAACGGTGAGCCCACAGCAGCCTTGCAGCAGGTTGAAGAGATTCTGGCGGAAGGACTAAAACTCAAGGCTGAGACCCTGGCTCAGAGCAAACTCTTCCCTTCCTGTAACTCTGCTTGGAGTGATGCCAGCGGTGGAAGAGTGTGGTGCACCACAATGAG CGGTGGGGTGCAGAGGAGTTGGGCAGGTGTCCCCAGAAAACTGTTCTCCCCCGGAAGCAGTGGCTACcgctgtgtatgtgtacagagCGAAGACCCTACAGCACTGAACAGCCCCCTACTAAAGCAATTTGAGGACTGCCCCTCTCTTGCAGAGTCCTGCCGTGTTAAAACCTTGTGA